The window CTTGACATCCCGGACTAAGCACTAATTTATGTGAAGAGTGAATAGTTGAAGTTATAAGTCAAAAATCAAAAGTCAAAAGAAGCAACTCGCAATCTTGACATCGTATACTAACCACTGTGTGAGAAGTAAATGGAGAAGAGTAGAAGGTAGAAGTCAAAAAACAAAAATTTAAAGTCAAAAGTCAAAAATCAAAAGTCAAAAGAAGCAATTCGCAATCTTGACATCGCATACTAACCACTAAGCACTAAAAACTAACCACTTAAAAAAAGGTGTGATCCCGACGAGGATCGAACTCATAACCTTCCCGGTTAAAAAACCGGGATGCTCTATAAAGTGAAATTGAGTAATGAAAGGTGAATAGAAAAAAAAGGCAGCCAGTGTCAATCTTGACATTCCGTCCTAACCACTAAGCACTAAAAACTAACCACTTAAAAAAAGGTGTGATCCCGACGAGGATCGAACTCATAACCTACTGCTTAGAAGGCAGTTGCTCTATCCAATTGAGCTACGGGACCGGTACTATGCTAAAAAGTGAAGAACGTATAGTGAGAATTTCACTATTCACCCTTCACTCTTTATGTTTTACTCATTTCGTCGGGGTGGCAGGATTCGAACCTACGACCTCATGGTCCCAAACCATGCGCGATACCGGGCTACGCTACACCCCGAAATTTTAGTTTTTGGTTATTAGTTCTTAGTTAATGGTTTTTTGATGTTGTTTTTCAAAATGCTGATAACACCAAATTAATAACTGAATAACCTAATAACTTATTTTGCAAGAACGACAATCTACAATCTAAATTCTTCAATCCACAATCTCAAGGCCTGGTGGCGGTGAGGGTGGGATTCGAACCCACGGTACGGTTTCCCGTACGACAGTTTAGCAAACTGTTCCTTTCGGCCTCTCAGGCACCTCACCTGTTGGCAGGGCGGCAAAGATAGAAAGATGCTTTTTTCCTGCAAAAAATAATGCTGTTTTCGCAGAATATTATTTTATTGCCTGAAATGGAGCTCATTGAGTGCAAAAAAAGGTGCTTTAGAACCAGAATTTGTACTCCCAGGTGGTAATATTACCACAATTATCCGTCACAATTATGCGTGCGGTGTGCTCTTTGTTGGTTTCGATCGCGGATAAATCAGCTTGCAAGAGATGGTTTTTAGAATTGTATTCATACAAAACCACTTGCCATCTAAAGTTCCGTCATAAGATTTTATCCCTGACAAGTCATCAGCAACCTTTACCTGAATCACAGCACCCCGACTTGAATTCAAATCAGCCGGGACATATTCTTTCACAAGAACCGGAGGTGTAGTATCCTGAACGATCGCGAACTCACCAAAGTTTCTTGTTTTTCCTGTCAGGAACGATCCGTTCCATAAACTTGGTAGGGCGGAATATGTACCATCATTCAATATGCTCACGATGATAGTTTTGCCTTTCAAGCTATCAGAAATGCCGGCGTTGGGTTTGATACCGATGGTGACAGGTACTTGTAAAGCTACATAAGGATCTCCGACAGTGTATACCTGGGAAAGATAATTGTTGCTCTTTCTTTGGGAGTCGGAAAAATAAAAATCATCGTAAACAGCTCCTGATGGAATGACGACATCCAGATCATTTTTATGTATTGCAATTCCTTTTGCATTGGTCACCAGGATACCTCCGGGAGTCCTTGGTTGATAGGGTCTGTCAAACATGGAAGAGTAGGAGATCACCTGAAATTCAAGCACCGATGAATTACCACTGAAATCCTTTGCGACAATTTTTATATCATGTGGAGCATCTTCTGTCCAGTTTTGATAACCGATCTGGGTTGAATCACCATAGATATGTAACTGATTTCCCGGCAAGCGGAAACATCTTTCAATCGGAACATTGTCGCGTCTGTAGCTCAGATAGTCAATGTGGGCATTGACATAACGTGTATCGTCAAAACTAAAACGATCCATACGCCACTGGTAAATGAGATTTCCATCAATGTATAGCTCACCTGAGTAGATCCCAAGATTTGCTGAAGAATATTCCTGATGATCCACTGAAGCAAATCCAATACTGACCATTCCAAAAGCCTGTACAAAATCCGGAGTATTGAGAATATTTACTCCATCAACTACCTGAACTTCGAATGTTTCCGCCGTATCCGTTCGGTTAACGATTCCGGCTTCAGGGGTAGGGAAGAAACGTACATATTTAATTTCCGGAGGTGTATTGTCATGAATCGGGATTCCAAACAGAAGCGGGTTAATAGGCTCTTCCGATTCAGCATCGCGGATTTCAAAATGCAAATGCGGACCTTCTGCACTTCCGGTACTGCCTGAGTATGCAATCACTTCACCTTTTTTAACCCGGAAATCTTTCGACTTAGGTTGGATCTCTAATGCGAATTTTTGCTCTTCATATTGTGTTTTCCGAACCAGTTCATTCACTGCTTGCGTGAATTTTTGCAAATGACCATATACAGTTACATATCCATTAGGATGAGTGATGTAGAGCGCTTTCCCAAAGCCGTCAGGAGAGACTTTTATCCTTGAGATATATCCATCGGCCGAGGCCATTACCGGGACTCCTTCCATTTCCTGAGTACCCAGATCCAGACCGGAGTGGAAGTGGTCGGGTCTGATTTCTCCAAAAGTTGCTACCAGAACCAGAGGTGTATCCAGCGGAGAGTTAAAGTAATTCTGTGGGTATTCCTGAGCCTGCAGCTTTCCGCAGAACAACAGAATCCCTAAAAGAAGTGTTATGCTCTTTTTATTCATATCACAAAGAAACGCTTTTTCGCAGAAATCTGCGTTTTTCTTAAATAGTAATTATTATGTTAAATAGAGGTGTCGTGGGACAGGGGACGGGGGACGAAAGGCGGGTGGGAGGCAATTTAGGATTGCTGATTTAGGATTGCTGATTTAGGATTGCTAATTTAGGATTGCTGATTGAAGATTTTGCCCTACGTATCTGGTTGCCCCATTCAAAATTCATAATTCTCAATTCATAACTGACATCTTCCTCTATTTCACTTTTCATCCCCTAATACATCCCCCTGATATTGTGAACACTGCCTGTTAATAATTTATGTGATTATTCAGATATTTTTCGGTTATTTGTGCCTTATATTACTCACAATAAAAGCGAACCTCATGCAGGAGCAAGCCGAACTCAAAACTAATTTTACGACCCTCGAAAACAGGATTCAAAAAATGATACTTTTGCATGAGCAGCTCAAAAATCAAAATTTGGAGTTGTTGGCAGACAATCGCAGGCTATTGTTGGAACTGGAAGACCAAAAAGCCAAAGCCGGTCGTTTGGAAGAAGGGTACAGAAATCTCAAAGAAGTAGAAAGTACTTCTACAAAACAGAACATTGCCCAGATTAAACGTAGAATTAACGATATCATCGGAGAAATAGATAAAAATATTTCCCTGATGGATGTACATAAATAAGTGAATCACCCTTTATGGGAGAATATCTATCCATAAAAGTTTCTATTGCCAACCGCACTTACCCTCTGCGCATAACCCGGGAAGAGCATGACCGTGTTATGAGTGCAGCTGAGAATATCAATAAACGCATCAAGGATTTCGAGGAAAATTATGCCGTCAAGGATAAACAGGATCTCCTCGCCATGTGCGCACTGCAGTTTGCAAGTGAATCTTTGGGTCAGCATAAACAGGAAAATAAGGACGAACAAAAAGAAGTCCAGGAAAATATTCAATACCTGACCCTGCTGATCGACGAGTATCTCGCCAAAGAAGATCATTCCCAGTAAAGGCTAACGTTCTTTGAAGAAAAATTTGAAACTCCCGATTCTTTAAAAAGAATCCGGGTTTCACACTATTTCGGGATATCCCGCATTAGTTCCGGTTCACTTAAATAAACTCAACATTTCAACCATTGGAGCATTAACGCTCAATGGCACCTATGGCAGGCTGCAACCCACGTAAGTGGGATTCCTTTGGAACAGCAGAAACCAGAAAAGCCAGGCAGCTCCACCCATGACTTCAGGGGTTTATCTAAGTCCTGGAATTAGTGCGGGTTTTTTATTGTCTGTTAGTGAAAAGGGGCTTACAGGCATTCAAATCTTACCCTTGATTATTCAACGTACTCCGGGCTGCCGGAGAACAAAACAAATTATCATTTCAATATGGATAGTAATACATTAATAATTCTGGTCATCGAAGGACTTGTTGCGGCGGTGGTTGGTTTTCTTATTTCGAGGTATGTCCTCAATAAGACAATGAAAACCAAAGAGCAGCTGGCCGAACAGAAAGCAAAATCAATAGTAAAGGACGCGGAAGCGGATGCAGAGGTAATCAAGAAGAACAAAATTCTGGAGGCAAAAGAGAAATTTCTTCAGCTGAAATCAGAACATGAAAAGTCGATTGTTGAGAAAGACAAACACATCAATGCCGCGGAAGCAAGAATCAAACAAAAGGAAACAACGCTTGCTCAAAAATTAGAACAGTCTACCCGAAAACAACAGGAATACGAGACTTTACAAGCCAACCTCAAAGAATCAGTTGCAGATTCTGGAAGGGAAACAAGAGGAAGTCGCAAAATTGCATCAGCGCCAGGTTGAACAGCTGGAGAAAATCAGCGGACTAAGTGTTGATCAGGCCAAGTCCCAATTGGTCGAAGCTTTGAAAGCTGAGGCGAAAACGGAAGCGATGTCTTATATCAAAGACATCATGGAAGAAGCAAAACTTACTGCCAATAAGGAGTCAAAACGCATTGTCATCCAGACTATCCAGCGTGTCGCTACTGAGCATGCGGTAGAAAACGCGGTGACTGTTTTCAATATCGAAAATGACGAAGTAAAAGGACGGATTATCGGACGTGAAGGAAGAAATATCCGTGCCCTTGAAGCCGCTACCGGCGTTGAAATCATCGTAGATGATACCCCTGAAACAATTATCCTCTCCGGCTTTGATCCGGTTCGTCGTGAAATGGCGCGTCTCGCTTTGCACCAGTTGGTGAGCGATGGACGTATTCACCCTGCACGTATCGAAGAAGTTGTGGCCAAAGTAAAACGTCAGCTTGAAGACGAAATCGTGGAAGTGGGTAAACGCACTACCATCGATCTCGGTATCCACGGTCTGGCTCCTGAACTCATCCGTATGGTAGGTCGTATGAAATACCGTTCTTCCTACGGACAAAACCTATTACAACACAGTCGTGAAGTTGCTAACCTTTGCGCGATCATGGCTGCTGAGCTTGGCTTAAATGTCAAGCTTGCCAAACGTGCCGGCTTGCTCCACGATATTGGTAAAGTTCCTGAAGACGAACCTGAATTGCCACACGCAATCCTCGGTATGAAACTGGCCGAGAAATTCAAAGAAAATCCCGAAGTCTGCAACGCGATTGGTGCCCACCACGATGAAATCGAAATGAACAGTATGATTTCTCCTATTGTTCAGGTGTGTGACGCCATTTCCGGTGCCCGTCCGGGTGCCCGTCGTGAAGTAGTGGAATCCTATATCAAACGTCTGAAAGACATGGAAGCTCTCGCTTTGTCATATCCCGGCGTTGAGAAAACCTTCGCGATCCAGGCTGGTCGTGAATTGCGTGTAATTGTTCAGAGCGAAAAGATCACCGACAAACAAGCGGAGGTACTTTCATTTGATATCGCCAATAAAATTCAGACTGAAATGACGTATCCCGGACAGGTGAAAGTGACCGTAATCAGGGAAACAAGAGCGGTGAATTACGCAAAGTAAAATCCTGGAGGAATCAGCCCGAAGGCTTCTTTCAGAGGACTCCTCTTTGAATTATTCTATAGAAAACAACACTCATGGCTTCACGGGAATTTGACGTCATCATTGAACCAGGCCGCCGGAAAACATTTTATTGGAAGGACCTTTGGCGATTCAAAGGTCTTTTCTATTACCTGGCCTGGAGGGATATTCTTGTTCGTTACAAGCAAACCGCCATTGGTGTGCTCTGGAGTGTACTGCGTCCTTTCTTGACAATTGTCGTTTTCACTCTTGTTTTCAATAAGCTTGGTAACTTCCCTTCCGAAACGGGAGTACCTTATGCGATAATGGTATGTGTAGGTATGTTGCCCTGGCAATTTTTTTCAAGCGCTTTCAGTGAGTCAGCAAATTCATTGATAGCTAATTCAAACCTTTTGACAAAAGTTTACTTTCCCCGACTAATTGTACCTGCAAGTACGGTCATTGTCTGCCTCATCGATTTTCTCATCTCCTTTGTCATTCTCATTGGACTTTATGCCTTTTACAGTTATGTGCCAGACTGGCGAATTTTGTTATTCCCTTTCTTTCTCCTTCTTGCGACAATCACAGCAATGGGTTTTGGTTTGTTTATTGCTGCACTCAATGTGAAATACAGGGACTTTCGCTATGTTATTCCTTTTATCGTTCAATTCGGATTGTACATTTCTCCTGTTGGATTCAGCAGCAACATAGTATATTCAAATGAACACATTCCGCAAATCCTGAAATACCTCTATGCTTTGAATCCAATGGTTGGGGTGATTGATGGTTTTCGATGGTCCATGTTGGGTGGCAGTATAAGTCTCCATGTCCCGGAATTTCTTTCTTCCATCGCCGTTAGTGTCTTGTTCCTTTTTGTAGGGATTTGGTACTTCAGGAAGATGGAAAGAACATTTGCTGACGTAATCTGATGCCCTATGAGCGAGACGATAATCAAGGTCGAAGACATCAGTAAAAGTTATATTCTCCGTCACCAGCGGGCGGAATCCTATACTGCACTCCGTGATGTGATTGCACGTAAAGTAAAAAGTGTATTTACAACTCCTTTACCTTCTGCTTTTCAGACACGAGAAGAATTCTGGGCCTTGAGGGATATTTCTTTTAACGTTAATCAGGGAGATCGTGTTGGAATCATAGGACGAAACGGCGCAGGGAAATCCACACTTTTAAAAATTCTTAGCAGGATTGTAGAACCGACAAAGGGAAGGATTTCTATGAATGGCCGCGTTGCCAGTCTGCTTGAAGTTGGAACAGGATTTCATCCTGAATTGACAGGCCGTGAAAATATTTTCCTTAATGGATCCATTCTTGGAATGGGCAAGCAGGAGATCCGGAAAAAATTTGACGAGATCGTTGATTTTGCAGGTGTCGAAAAGTTCCTTGACACTCCTGTTAAGAGGTACTCCTCCGGAA of the Bacteroidota bacterium genome contains:
- a CDS encoding M23 family metallopeptidase; the protein is MNKKSITLLLGILLFCGKLQAQEYPQNYFNSPLDTPLVLVATFGEIRPDHFHSGLDLGTQEMEGVPVMASADGYISRIKVSPDGFGKALYITHPNGYVTVYGHLQKFTQAVNELVRKTQYEEQKFALEIQPKSKDFRVKKGEVIAYSGSTGSAEGPHLHFEIRDAESEEPINPLLFGIPIHDNTPPEIKYVRFFPTPEAGIVNRTDTAETFEVQVVDGVNILNTPDFVQAFGMVSIGFASVDHQEYSSANLGIYSGELYIDGNLIYQWRMDRFSFDDTRYVNAHIDYLSYRRDNVPIERCFRLPGNQLHIYGDSTQIGYQNWTEDAPHDIKIVAKDFSGNSSVLEFQVISYSSMFDRPYQPRTPGGILVTNAKGIAIHKNDLDVVIPSGAVYDDFYFSDSQRKSNNYLSQVYTVGDPYVALQVPVTIGIKPNAGISDSLKGKTIIVSILNDGTYSALPSLWNGSFLTGKTRNFGEFAIVQDTTPPVLVKEYVPADLNSSRGAVIQVKVADDLSGIKSYDGTLDGKWFCMNTILKTISCKLIYPRSKPTKSTPHA
- a CDS encoding cell division protein ZapA codes for the protein MGEYLSIKVSIANRTYPLRITREEHDRVMSAAENINKRIKDFEENYAVKDKQDLLAMCALQFASESLGQHKQENKDEQKEVQENIQYLTLLIDEYLAKEDHSQ
- a CDS encoding ABC transporter permease produces the protein MASREFDVIIEPGRRKTFYWKDLWRFKGLFYYLAWRDILVRYKQTAIGVLWSVLRPFLTIVVFTLVFNKLGNFPSETGVPYAIMVCVGMLPWQFFSSAFSESANSLIANSNLLTKVYFPRLIVPASTVIVCLIDFLISFVILIGLYAFYSYVPDWRILLFPFFLLLATITAMGFGLFIAALNVKYRDFRYVIPFIVQFGLYISPVGFSSNIVYSNEHIPQILKYLYALNPMVGVIDGFRWSMLGGSISLHVPEFLSSIAVSVLFLFVGIWYFRKMERTFADVI